A DNA window from Lutra lutra chromosome 8, mLutLut1.2, whole genome shotgun sequence contains the following coding sequences:
- the RDH16 gene encoding LOW QUALITY PROTEIN: retinol dehydrogenase 16 (The sequence of the model RefSeq protein was modified relative to this genomic sequence to represent the inferred CDS: inserted 1 base in 1 codon) — protein MWLCLAALVGLYFLLHWYRERQVVSHLRDKYVFITGCDSGFXNLLARQLDLRGLRVLAACLTEEGAQQLRDQTSDRLETVILDVTKTESISAASQWVKERVGDRGLWGLVNNAGVSVPTAPNEWLTKHDFMKILDVNLLGLLEVTLSLLSLVRKARGRVVNVSSIMGRLSVLGGGYCISKYGVEAFSDSLRRELSYFGVKVAVIEPGYFSTNICSPENISRAIQEAWDQASPEVKEIYGEKFLASDKKSVKKLESLCCNNLYLVTDCMEHALMACHPRTRYSPGWDAKLLYLPMSYMPTMLVDTIISWSSLKPLKAL, from the exons ATGTGGCTGTGCCTGGCGGCCCTCGTGGGCCTCTACTTCCTCCTGCACTGGTACCGGGAGAGGCAGGTGGTGAGCCACCTCCGAGACAAGTACGTCTTCATCACGGGCTGTGACTCGGGCT GAAACCTGCTGGCCCGGCAGCTGGACCTGCGAGGCTTGAGGGTGCTGGCCGCGTGTCTGACGGAGGAGGGGGCCCAGCAGCTGAGAGACCAGACGTCAGACAGGCTGGAGACAGTGATCCTGGACGTCACCAAGACAGAGAGCATATCGGCGGCCTCCCAGTGGGTGAAGGAGCGAGTGGGGGACAGAG gactctggggcctGGTGAATAACGCTGGCGTCTCTGTGCCCACGGCACCCAATGAGTGGCTGACCAAGCATGACTTCATGAAGATACTCGACGTGAACCTGTTGGGCTTGTTGGAGGTGACCCTGAGCCTGCTGTCGCTAGTGAGGAAGGCGAGGGGCCGCGTGGTCAATGTCTCCAGCATCATGGGCCGGCTGTCCGTTTTGGGTGGGGGCTACTGCATCTCCAAGTATGGCGTCGAGGCCTTCTCAGACTCCCTCAG GAGGGAGCTCTCCTACTTTGGAGTGAAGGTAGCTGTGATCGAGCCTGGTTACTTCAGCACTAACATCTGCAGCCCTGAGAATATTTCTAGGGCCATCCAGGAGGCATGGGATCAGGCCAGCCCGGAAGTGAAGGAGATCTATGGGGAGAAGTTCCTGGCATCTG ACAAGAAATCAGTCAAAAAGCTGGAGTCATTGTGTTGCAACAACCTGTACTTGGtgacagactgcatggagcacgcACTGATGGCCTGCCACCCCCGTACCCGGTACTCCCCGGGCTGGGACGCCAAGCTCCTCTACCTCCCCATGAGCTACATGCCCACCATGCTGGTGGACACCATCATTTCCTGGAGCTCTCTGAAGCCCCTTAAGGCTCTGTAA
- the SDR9C7 gene encoding short-chain dehydrogenase/reductase family 9C member 7, producing MAALTDLSFMYRWFKNCNLVRNLPDKYVFITGCDSGFGNLLARQLVDRGMRVLAACFTEEGAQKLRQDTSYRLQTILLDVTKTESIQAATQWVRDQVGEQGLWALVNNAGVGLPSGPNEWLMKEDFVKVINVNLVGLIEVTLHMLPLVKKARGRIVNMSSSGGRVAVIGGGYCVSKFGVEAFSDSIRRELHYFGVKVSIIEPGNYRTSILGKEGLVSRMQRLWERLPQETRDSYGEEYFRNYTDKLKNMMQLAEPRISEVTNSMEHAIISRSPRIRYNPGLDAKLLYIPLAKLPTPVTDFILSRYLPKPADSV from the exons ATGGCGGCTCTCACGGATCTCTCCTTTATGTACCGCTGGTTTAAGAACTGCAATCTGGTGCGCAACCTTCCAGACAAGTACGTCTTCATCACGGGCTGTGACTCGGGCTTCGGGAACCTGCTAGCCCGGCAGCTGGTTGATCGGGGCATGCGGGTGCTGGCTGCTTGCTTCACGGAGGAGGGAGCCCAGAAGCTTCGGCAGGATACCTCTTACCGGCTGCAGACCATCCTCTTGGATGTCACCAAGACGGAGAGCATACAGGCAGCGACCCAGTGGGTGAGAGACCAAGTGGGCGAGCAAG GCCTCTGGGCCCTGGTGAACAATGCTGGTGTAGGCCTGCCCAGTGGACCCAATGAATGGCTGATGAAGGAGGACTTCGTGAAGGTGATCAACGTGAACCTGGTAGGACTGATCGAAGTGACCCTCCATATGCTACCCCTGGTCAAAAAAGCTCGGGGCAGGATCGTCAACATGTCCAGCTCTGGAGGTCGTGTGGCTGTCATTGGTGGCGGCTACTGTGTCTCCAAGTTTGGTGTCGAGGCCTTCTCTGACAGCATCAG GCGTGAGCTCCACTACTTTGGGGTGAAAGTCAGCATCATTGAGCCCGGGAACTATCGAACATCCATCCTGGGCAAGGAGGGCCTGGTGTCCCGCATGCAAAGGCTTTGGGAGCGGCTGCCTCAGGAGACCCGGGATAGCTATGGGGAGGAGTACTTCCGCAACT ATACTGACAAGTTAAAAAACATGATGCAGCTGGCAGAGCCAAGGATCAGTGAGGTCACCAACAGCATGGAGCACGCCATCATTTCCCGGAGCCCCCGCATCCGCTATAACCCGGGCCTGGATGCCAAACTCCTCTACATCCCATTAGCTAAGTTGCCCACCCCTGTGACAGATTTCATCCTGAGCCGGTACCTTCCAAAGCCAGCAGACAGTGTCTGA